A segment of the Carya illinoinensis cultivar Pawnee chromosome 1, C.illinoinensisPawnee_v1, whole genome shotgun sequence genome:
GATCTCTCAGAGCAGGAATACTGATGCAGCCCTTACATCCTATGCAATATTCTAGTAACTGCGTAAGATAGCTATTGGCTGAGGGGAATATGTTTATACGAGCAAAAATCAGGGTGATTTAAATTGCTTGGTTAGTCAAGCTTTTGCAGAGAGGAATACGTAACATATGTGCAAAATCAGGTTGATACAATCCATCCATTGCTGACGTTCCTGCTGAGAGGGTGGGTGGTCATTTGATAGCTCATTTTTGGGCTGTTGTCAAATCCAGCTTTCTTCAATTGACTTCAGGTTCTCAATGCAACAAAGGGGTTTTGGGATTAGTGGTCCACATCTAAAGTTGCAGCTACAATTGATTAATCATGCCTGCTTTCAAATTTTCTGTTTAGTgtcaatattaaataagtatGAACGGTGTTTCATATAGACTGGCTTGATAGGCTGCTGTTCACAGCCCCATTGGGTTGAAACCTCTGTCATGCTCCACCTTCCATGATCAGCTGTCTGCTCTGTTCTTCAGTGGAAGAAGAGACACGAGAAGCTCAAAAAAGTTTATGCCATCGTGGAAGGCAGAGCATAATAAAGAAATAGATAGTCATCCTAAAATCAAAGGAAATGCAGCGTTTCTTTTGTGGGCAAAGCACATTGCATTTTGAGCTAAGTGTTGACAGAGCAACACCTACAAAAGATTGCAGTTCAGTTTCTCAATGGTTTTGATGAAACAGACGCACCTAATCCCTAACAATTCCCTCACCTCAGAAACAAATCGAAATTGTagaaacattaaaataaataaataaaaaaagacctGAGCCATCGGAAATTCTTGTGAAGTATAGGTCCATATGAATTTTTCGTAGGCAGAAACGGGGTACGAGTCACTCAGGAGATCATTTCCTACACCCATGGGGCCCTTGGGATGGCCCATTCGAAATCGCACAGCTTCGACCAAATATAGGGGCGAACCCGATTGAAAGTAAGCTGGGGCAAATTAACAAATCACATCATTGTCAATAGATGTTTAAAAGGTCAAAACAAACTGGAAGAGTGCAAAGTTCACGGAAAAGCTTCACATTATACCTAGGAAAGGGCGTATATTGATTTCTGTAATGACACAAAATTCATCAGCCAGTTTGTATGTTAGTCTCTCGGTCACCACAGGATTACTTTGTCCTCTACTCAACCAGTATGAAACTCTCCGTGCAACAATATCCGCTGGTTGAAGAGTATTATTGATGCTTTCCTCTGGATAATTATCAGTGCTCGATACACTAATTGGTTGCAAAATGCAGTCCCTAACAATAGATGATGTACAAGCTCGAGCTAAAAGAGAATAGGCCCTATCATCCCTTTCCAGAGATTCCCGTTCTTTTGAATAGCTAGATCCAGCTTCTACAAGCTCTTTTGTACTGACTTTATTCAATCCAAAAACATGGGACACTCTAGATAACTGAGGAAACATTCTCAAACATAATTGCTTCCAAAGACCATTTACAATCACTGCAGATCATCAAGAGTTCAA
Coding sequences within it:
- the LOC122309383 gene encoding F-box protein At4g00755-like, with amino-acid sequence MEACMDFLDRLDRDISLKILTYLEDPSDLLRASSVSRSWRNFVIVNGLWKQLCLRMFPQLSRVSHVFGLNKVSTKELVEAGSSYSKERESLERDDRAYSLLARACTSSIVRDCILQPISVSSTDNYPEESINNTLQPADIVARRVSYWLSRGQSNPVVTERLTYKLADEFCVITEINIRPFLAYFQSGSPLYLVEAVRFRMGHPKGPMGVGNDLLSDSYPVSAYEKFIWTYTSQEFPMAQESCLLKFKLPEPVLCVGGILQIELQGRVQRQEMAGSLSTRMSYVQVMGRPLSPTFGVEILEPSGKFVLKIKHNTLVKFQTQPSIPSADHFQRRRTYFQHILSIPTILQGNLVDDIDEIEMSEEEE